Part of the Oligoflexia bacterium genome is shown below.
CGAGATGGCTGGAATCATGAGATACCTCCATTATTCATTTATGATCATGGGGCATAATCGCATTCCCATTCAAAAGTGGTTTCGCGATCAAGCAAGCGAGAGCATGATGCACGCTGTAGCAGTTGGTGAAAAAATCACATCCTTTGGAGGCCATCCTCCGTCTTTCTCTGCTGAAATGAAAGAAAGCAATGTTCATAGTATCAATGCAATGCTTGAAGAGAGTTTATCATTTGAACTCGAAGGTCTCGCGCTTTACAAAAAAT
Proteins encoded:
- a CDS encoding ferritin-like domain-containing protein, with translation MSPETLSTSKEVMKCLQEILQAEMAGIMRYLHYSFMIMGHNRIPIQKWFRDQASESMMHAVAVGEKITSFGGHPPSFSAEMKESNVHSINAMLEESLSFELEGLALYKKLVALAGDDIALEEMAREFVRSETEHVEEVQKMLRSSK